The Moritella sp. 24 genome has a segment encoding these proteins:
- a CDS encoding Rho termination factor N-terminal domain-containing protein — translation MKNTVVVTNASGVRVTIQGRRIKSLRETIQDQEFPFKKDGDAVRFADSINGMNQRGLSALYAGTETEESSVESGVIDMSTSSDDAAVISTLALEKELKELTVKDLKAMCKSKGLSNYSALNEDELIQLIIKNTQE, via the coding sequence ATGAAAAACACAGTTGTTGTGACCAATGCAAGCGGTGTTCGCGTCACGATCCAAGGTCGCCGTATCAAATCGTTACGCGAAACAATTCAAGATCAAGAGTTTCCATTCAAAAAAGACGGTGACGCAGTGCGCTTTGCCGACTCAATCAACGGCATGAATCAACGTGGTTTAAGTGCGCTTTATGCGGGTACCGAAACCGAAGAATCAAGCGTTGAGTCAGGCGTAATTGATATGTCCACCAGCTCTGATGATGCAGCAGTTATTAGCACGCTAGCACTTGAAAAAGAGCTTAAAGAACTGACCGTAAAAGACCTTAAGGCCATGTGTAAAAGCAAAGGTTTAAGTAACTACAGTGCGCTGAATGAAGATGAACTCATTCAATTAATCATCAAAAACACTCAAGAATAG